The following are encoded together in the Actinoplanes sp. N902-109 genome:
- the soxR gene encoding redox-sensitive transcriptional activator SoxR produces MDLLTIGDMAARSGVAQSALRFYEREGLIRSTRTGGNQRRYERHELRRVAFIRIAQQVGVSLEEIRSALAALPENRTPTRADWARLSARWRRKLEERITMMERLRDQLTGCIGCGCLSLQRCTLINPKDALATRGKGPQMILNPPS; encoded by the coding sequence GTGGACCTGCTCACGATCGGCGACATGGCCGCCCGCAGCGGCGTGGCCCAGTCGGCCCTGCGCTTCTACGAACGCGAGGGTCTCATCCGCTCCACCCGCACCGGCGGCAACCAGCGCCGCTACGAACGCCACGAGCTGCGCCGGGTCGCCTTCATCCGGATCGCCCAGCAGGTCGGGGTGTCCCTGGAGGAGATCCGCTCGGCCCTGGCCGCCCTGCCGGAGAACCGCACCCCGACCAGGGCCGACTGGGCCCGGCTCTCGGCCCGGTGGCGGCGCAAGCTGGAGGAGCGCATCACGATGATGGAACGCCTGCGCGATCAGCTCACCGGGTGCATCGGCTGCGGCTGTCTCTCGCTGCAGCGGTGCACTTTGATAAACCCCAAGGACGCCCTCGCCACCCGCGGCAAGGGCCCGCAGATGATTCTCAACCCGCCGTCGTGA
- a CDS encoding response regulator transcription factor translates to MNARTILVVEDEPTIADAVSARLRAEGFVVELVADGPGAVEAARRVQPDAIVLDVMLPGFDGLEVCRRVQAERPVPVLMLTARDDETDLLVGLAVGADDYLTKPFSMRELTARLHALLRRVNRSAAPAVPAPLRFGDLEINLAERRVHRGGVEARLTPTEFDLLAHLAAHARTVLPRERLLADIWGWADASGTRTVDSHIKGLRRKLGADLIRTVHGVGYALEVAR, encoded by the coding sequence GTGAACGCGCGGACGATCCTGGTGGTCGAGGACGAGCCGACCATCGCCGACGCCGTGTCGGCCCGGCTGCGGGCCGAGGGATTCGTGGTCGAGCTGGTCGCCGACGGTCCGGGCGCGGTCGAGGCGGCCCGGCGGGTGCAGCCGGACGCCATCGTGCTGGACGTCATGCTGCCCGGTTTCGACGGGCTGGAGGTGTGCCGGCGGGTGCAGGCCGAGCGGCCCGTGCCCGTCCTCATGCTCACCGCCCGCGACGACGAGACCGACCTGCTCGTCGGGCTGGCCGTCGGCGCCGACGACTACCTGACCAAACCGTTCTCCATGCGCGAGCTCACCGCACGGCTGCACGCGCTGCTGCGCCGGGTGAACCGGAGCGCCGCGCCCGCCGTCCCCGCACCGCTGCGGTTCGGCGATCTGGAGATCAACCTGGCCGAGCGCCGGGTGCATCGCGGCGGGGTCGAGGCGCGCCTCACGCCCACCGAGTTCGACCTGCTGGCGCATCTGGCCGCCCATGCGCGCACGGTCCTGCCCCGGGAACGGCTGCTCGCCGACATCTGGGGCTGGGCCGACGCCTCGGGCACCCGCACGGTCGACAGCCACATCAAGGGGCTGCGGCGCAAGCTCGGTGCCGACCTGATCCGCACGGTGCACGGCGTCGGCTACGCGCTCGAGGTGGCCCGGTGA
- a CDS encoding Fpg/Nei family DNA glycosylase: protein MPELPEVEALAAYLRERAVGHTVERFEVSSFSALKTYDPAPSAIAGLRITGAGRHGKFLDVGLGDDFHLVVHLARAGWLHYRDSFKSPAPLKPGSGPIAVRVRLDDGSGFDLTEAGTQKSLAAYLVRDPAEVPGVSRLGPDALAVSRDEFAERIQLRNGQIKGVLTDQEVLAGIGNAYSDEILHVAKMSPFAMTKKLTDEQITTLYAAVRQVETDAVTRSVGQKAAELKGEKRAGMRVHARTGLPCPVCGDTVREVSFADKSLQYCATCQTGGKPLADRRLSKLIR from the coding sequence GTGCCTGAGTTGCCCGAGGTCGAGGCGCTCGCCGCGTACCTGCGTGAGCGTGCGGTCGGCCACACCGTGGAGCGCTTCGAGGTGTCCTCGTTCAGCGCGCTCAAGACGTACGACCCGGCGCCGAGCGCGATCGCGGGTCTCCGCATCACCGGCGCCGGCCGGCACGGCAAGTTCCTCGACGTCGGGCTGGGCGACGACTTCCACCTCGTCGTGCACCTCGCCCGGGCCGGCTGGCTGCACTACCGGGATTCCTTCAAGTCACCGGCGCCGCTCAAGCCGGGCAGCGGGCCCATCGCCGTACGGGTGCGCCTGGACGACGGGTCGGGCTTCGACCTGACCGAGGCCGGCACGCAGAAGTCGCTCGCGGCCTATCTCGTGCGCGACCCCGCCGAGGTGCCCGGGGTGTCCCGGCTCGGGCCGGATGCGCTGGCCGTGAGCCGCGACGAGTTCGCGGAACGCATCCAACTGCGCAACGGCCAGATCAAGGGCGTGCTCACCGATCAGGAGGTGCTCGCCGGCATCGGCAACGCCTATTCCGACGAGATCCTGCACGTGGCCAAAATGTCCCCGTTCGCGATGACCAAAAAATTGACTGACGAGCAAATCACCACTCTGTACGCGGCCGTGCGCCAGGTCGAGACGGATGCGGTGACCCGCTCGGTCGGGCAGAAGGCAGCCGAGCTCAAGGGCGAGAAGCGCGCTGGGATGCGGGTTCACGCCCGCACCGGCCTGCCCTGCCCGGTGTGCGGCGACACGGTGCGTGAGGTCTCGTTCGCGGACAAGAGCCTGCAGTACTGCGCCACGTGTCAGACCGGTGGCAAACCGTTGGCCGATCGCCGGTTGTCCAAGTTGATCCGTTAG
- a CDS encoding sensor histidine kinase: MTGQVGSALAVLAVLAALAGALVAVLRLRARRGVATAGQRATYDVLHSASLAAEPLRTGLTPASAGKAARHLRRLVGAPGLALTDTEQSLAHDGRGSHHHEQFVAATRRALTTGRSIVLGAGDLPCDRVDCIVRGAVVAPLTGVSGGLVAVADDHPAPGLVQATMETARWASSQLALAELDSSRERLARAEVRALRAQISPHFIYNALTAIASFVRTDPERARELILEFAEFTRYSFRAHGEFTTLAEELRSIDRYLTIERARFGDRLQVRLQIAPEVLPVGLPFLCLQPLVENAVRHGLSPKPGVGMVSIEARDAGAECHITVEDDGVGMDPAALAEGVAEAVNGRDDDAGRHVGLSNVDERLRTVFGDRFGLVVETAPGAGTKVSMRVPKFHPGVRAS; this comes from the coding sequence GTGACCGGCCAGGTGGGAAGTGCGCTCGCGGTCCTCGCGGTGCTTGCGGCACTGGCCGGGGCGTTGGTGGCCGTGCTGCGGCTGCGGGCCCGGCGCGGGGTGGCCACGGCGGGCCAGCGGGCCACGTACGACGTGCTGCACTCCGCGTCGCTGGCCGCCGAGCCGTTGCGCACCGGCCTGACCCCGGCGTCGGCCGGCAAGGCAGCCCGGCACCTGCGCCGGCTGGTCGGTGCCCCGGGCCTCGCGCTGACCGACACCGAGCAGTCGCTGGCTCACGACGGCCGCGGCAGCCATCACCACGAGCAGTTCGTGGCCGCGACGCGACGCGCGTTGACGACCGGCCGCTCGATCGTGCTCGGCGCCGGCGACCTGCCCTGCGACCGGGTCGACTGCATCGTGCGCGGGGCCGTCGTCGCCCCGCTCACCGGCGTCTCCGGCGGGCTGGTCGCGGTGGCGGACGATCATCCGGCGCCCGGGCTGGTGCAGGCCACGATGGAAACCGCCCGCTGGGCGAGTTCGCAGCTGGCGCTGGCCGAGCTCGACTCGTCGCGGGAACGGCTGGCCCGCGCCGAGGTCCGGGCGTTGCGCGCGCAGATCAGCCCGCACTTCATCTACAACGCGCTGACCGCGATCGCCTCGTTCGTCCGTACCGATCCGGAACGGGCCCGGGAGTTGATCCTGGAATTCGCCGAGTTCACCCGGTACTCGTTCCGGGCGCACGGCGAGTTCACCACGCTGGCCGAGGAGCTGCGCTCGATCGACCGCTATCTGACCATCGAGCGGGCGCGGTTCGGCGACCGGTTGCAGGTGCGCCTGCAGATCGCCCCCGAGGTGCTGCCGGTGGGGCTGCCGTTCCTGTGCCTGCAGCCGCTGGTCGAGAACGCGGTCCGGCACGGCCTGTCGCCCAAGCCCGGCGTCGGTATGGTGAGCATCGAGGCCCGGGACGCGGGGGCCGAATGTCACATCACGGTCGAGGACGACGGCGTGGGCATGGATCCTGCAGCGCTGGCCGAGGGCGTCGCGGAGGCGGTGAACGGGCGGGACGACGACGCCGGGCGGCACGTCGGGCTCTCCAACGTGGACGAGCGGCTGCGCACGGTCTTCGGTGACCGGTTCGGTCTGGTGGTCGAGACAGCGCCGGGAGCGGGGACAAAAGTGAGCATGCGAGTGCCGAAGTTCCACCCGGGTGTGCGAGCCTCATGA
- a CDS encoding cell wall metabolism sensor histidine kinase WalK encodes MSFVRRVAAWLFGWLPRPLDPVRSIKAKLSLALGLAGGVGLLIFWWSLDWVRVNALWFAIAVALGLVTLQVSAHGATVPLREMTAAAKAMARGDYTRRVRATSKDEVGELASAFNQMAADLAAADRQRRELIANVSHELRTPITALRGLLENIVDGVSGAEPETMRVALGQTERLGRLVAELLDLSRLDAGVVPLDKTAIDVREFLTEAAKEAGVTADGAGHDVRFDVTAPEIRLTADRERLHQVFANLLSNAARHSPPGGTVRVRAERHDDHVIFAVTDEGDGIPPADRERVFERFTRGERARDGGTGLGLAIAHWVVQLHHGTIAVVDPGARPGCRIHVTLPLT; translated from the coding sequence GTGAGCTTCGTCCGGCGGGTGGCGGCGTGGCTGTTCGGCTGGCTGCCCCGGCCGCTCGACCCGGTGCGCTCGATCAAGGCGAAGCTGTCCCTGGCCCTCGGGCTGGCCGGCGGCGTGGGCCTGCTCATCTTCTGGTGGAGCCTGGACTGGGTGCGGGTGAACGCGCTGTGGTTCGCCATCGCCGTCGCGCTCGGGCTGGTCACGCTGCAGGTCTCGGCGCACGGCGCCACCGTGCCGCTGCGCGAGATGACCGCCGCCGCCAAGGCGATGGCCCGCGGCGACTACACCCGCCGGGTGCGGGCCACCTCCAAGGACGAGGTGGGCGAGCTCGCCAGCGCGTTCAACCAGATGGCCGCCGATCTGGCGGCGGCCGACCGGCAGCGGCGGGAGCTGATCGCCAACGTCTCGCACGAGTTGCGGACGCCGATCACGGCTCTGCGGGGTCTGCTGGAGAACATCGTCGACGGGGTGTCGGGCGCCGAGCCCGAGACCATGCGGGTGGCGCTGGGCCAGACCGAGCGGCTCGGCCGGCTGGTGGCCGAGCTGCTCGACCTCTCCCGGTTGGATGCGGGTGTGGTCCCCTTGGACAAGACCGCCATCGACGTACGGGAATTCCTCACCGAGGCGGCAAAAGAGGCCGGGGTGACCGCCGACGGCGCCGGGCACGACGTGCGCTTCGACGTGACCGCACCCGAGATCCGGCTGACCGCCGACCGCGAACGCCTGCATCAGGTCTTCGCCAACCTGCTCAGCAACGCGGCCCGGCACAGCCCGCCCGGCGGCACCGTGCGGGTCCGTGCCGAACGCCACGACGACCACGTGATCTTCGCCGTGACCGACGAGGGTGACGGCATCCCGCCGGCCGACCGCGAGCGGGTGTTCGAGCGGTTCACCCGGGGCGAGCGGGCGCGCGACGGCGGCACCGGACTCGGCCTGGCGATCGCCCACTGGGTCGTCCAGCTGCACCACGGCACGATCGCCGTGGTCGACCCCGGTGCCCGGCCGGGCTGCCGCATCCACGTGACTCTGCCCCTGACATGA
- a CDS encoding glycosyltransferase family 4 protein: MKIVVAHNRYREAIPSGENVIVDTEIAQLAAAGVEVLPFQRASDSIGDLPLAEKALLPLSPIYGRAAQRDLAELLTRERPDVLHLHNPYPLLSPWVVRTAHAHGVPVVQTVHNYRQVCSSGLYFRDGHNCYDCRGKVLGWPAIQHKCYRGSTVQSALMATTLAVHRPTWKSVDRYIALTDRIAAHLHDYGIPDDRIVVKPNGLPDPGEPAPLGDGFLYAARLSPEKGLALLLDAWRRHPEGALGRLTIAGDGELRPLAEQAAATRSDVTYLGAIDQRAMAQARRAASVIVAVPTWNDVLPTVILEAMAAGRPVLGTDVGGIPYLLGLGLQTAPAGWAVSPDPAALAAALPVARAAAADFAPAARNRYLQTFHPDVVTRRLIEIYAELPAKSHPAHR; the protein is encoded by the coding sequence GTGAAGATTGTCGTTGCGCACAATCGGTACCGGGAAGCGATCCCCTCCGGCGAGAACGTCATCGTCGACACCGAGATCGCCCAGCTGGCCGCGGCCGGTGTCGAGGTGCTGCCGTTCCAGCGCGCCTCCGACTCGATCGGTGACCTGCCGCTCGCGGAGAAGGCCCTGCTGCCGCTGTCGCCGATCTACGGCCGGGCGGCCCAGCGGGACCTCGCCGAGCTGCTGACCCGGGAGCGTCCGGACGTGCTGCACCTGCACAATCCGTACCCGTTGCTGTCGCCCTGGGTGGTGCGCACGGCCCACGCGCACGGGGTGCCGGTGGTCCAGACCGTGCACAACTACCGTCAGGTCTGCTCGTCCGGCCTGTACTTCCGGGACGGCCACAACTGCTACGACTGCCGGGGCAAGGTGCTCGGGTGGCCGGCGATCCAGCACAAGTGTTATCGCGGCTCCACGGTCCAGAGCGCCCTGATGGCCACGACGCTGGCCGTGCACCGGCCCACCTGGAAATCCGTGGACCGCTACATCGCCCTTACCGATCGGATCGCCGCGCACCTTCACGATTACGGCATCCCGGACGACCGCATCGTGGTCAAACCCAACGGTCTGCCGGACCCGGGCGAGCCGGCCCCGCTGGGTGACGGATTCCTGTACGCCGCCCGGCTGTCCCCCGAGAAGGGACTGGCCCTGCTGCTCGACGCCTGGCGCCGGCACCCGGAGGGCGCGCTCGGCCGGCTGACCATCGCCGGCGACGGTGAGTTGCGACCGCTCGCCGAACAGGCCGCCGCCACCCGCAGCGACGTCACCTATCTCGGGGCGATCGACCAGCGGGCGATGGCGCAGGCCCGGCGGGCCGCCTCGGTGATCGTCGCCGTGCCGACCTGGAACGACGTGCTGCCGACGGTCATCCTGGAGGCGATGGCCGCGGGCCGGCCGGTGCTCGGCACCGACGTCGGCGGGATCCCCTACCTGCTGGGGCTGGGCCTGCAGACCGCCCCGGCCGGGTGGGCCGTGTCCCCGGACCCGGCGGCGCTGGCTGCCGCCCTGCCGGTCGCGCGGGCTGCCGCGGCCGATTTCGCCCCGGCTGCCCGGAACCGCTATCTCCAGACGTTTCATCCCGACGTCGTGACCCGGCGTTTGATCGAGATCTATGCGGAACTCCCAGCAAAATCCCATCCGGCACACAGGTAG
- a CDS encoding thiamine pyrophosphate-dependent enzyme: MTVTAARPDLLARITADAKHSPSAYSTFDVLWVLYDRVLRVTPDTVDAPDRDRFYLSKGHGPASYYAVLAAKGFIPEQWLDDVGSATSRLGHHPDRVLVPGVEIGTGSLGHGFGLAVGTALGLRAQGYLDTRTVVLLGDAELDEGANHEAIAYAAAAKLNLTAIVIDNQSATHGWPGGIALRFPGWPVSHVDGRDHDQIEEALRRPGLRAVIAAVEKKEY; the protein is encoded by the coding sequence ATGACTGTTACCGCCGCAAGACCAGACCTGCTCGCCAGGATCACCGCAGACGCCAAGCACTCGCCCAGCGCATACTCCACATTCGACGTGCTGTGGGTGCTCTACGACCGGGTGCTGCGGGTGACGCCGGACACCGTCGACGCACCGGACCGCGACCGCTTCTACCTCTCCAAGGGCCACGGGCCGGCGTCCTACTACGCCGTGCTCGCCGCCAAGGGGTTCATCCCCGAGCAGTGGCTGGACGACGTGGGCAGCGCGACCAGCCGGCTGGGTCACCATCCCGACCGGGTGCTCGTCCCCGGCGTCGAGATCGGTACCGGCTCGCTGGGACACGGGTTCGGGCTGGCCGTCGGCACCGCGCTCGGCCTGCGTGCCCAGGGTTACCTCGACACCCGGACGGTTGTGCTGCTCGGGGATGCCGAGCTGGACGAGGGGGCCAACCACGAGGCGATCGCGTACGCCGCCGCCGCGAAGCTGAACCTCACCGCGATCGTCATCGACAACCAGTCGGCGACCCACGGGTGGCCGGGCGGCATCGCTCTGCGCTTCCCCGGCTGGCCGGTGTCGCATGTGGATGGCCGCGACCATGACCAGATCGAGGAAGCACTGCGCCGGCCCGGGTTGCGTGCCGTCATCGCCGCCGTCGAGAAGAAGGAGTACTGA
- a CDS encoding vancomycin high temperature exclusion protein — MRRWVTWRRLVVAAIVVVVLVSMPWLWTTIAAHGHRYDEADAPAADVVIVLGTTVAADGRTPEDRLAGRLQTAAALVKEGKADTVLVSGDGGGDSGNEPAVMTSYLAGQLGIDESAVKADPYGLDTYDTCIRARDVYGVKRALIVTQSYHLSRAVTVCRSLGLDVDGVRARCDGCGRALLAEKAVRDYFASGKAAWDVIRQRPPKVTTAG, encoded by the coding sequence GTGCGGCGATGGGTGACGTGGCGGCGGCTGGTGGTGGCCGCGATCGTGGTGGTGGTGCTGGTCAGCATGCCCTGGCTGTGGACGACGATCGCGGCTCACGGGCACCGCTACGACGAGGCCGACGCCCCCGCCGCCGATGTGGTCATCGTGCTCGGGACGACGGTGGCGGCCGACGGTCGCACGCCGGAAGACCGGCTCGCCGGGCGCCTGCAAACCGCGGCCGCGCTGGTCAAGGAGGGCAAGGCGGACACGGTGCTGGTCTCCGGCGACGGCGGTGGGGACTCGGGCAACGAGCCGGCCGTCATGACCTCCTACCTCGCCGGGCAGCTGGGCATCGACGAAAGCGCGGTCAAGGCCGACCCGTACGGGCTCGACACGTATGACACCTGCATCCGGGCCCGCGACGTCTACGGCGTCAAGAGGGCGCTGATCGTCACGCAGTCCTATCACCTGTCCCGGGCCGTGACGGTGTGCCGCAGCCTCGGCCTCGATGTCGACGGGGTGCGGGCGCGCTGCGACGGCTGCGGCCGGGCGCTGCTGGCGGAGAAGGCCGTGCGGGACTACTTCGCCAGCGGCAAGGCGGCGTGGGACGTGATCCGGCAGCGCCCGCCGAAGGTCACGACGGCGGGTTGA
- a CDS encoding sugar transferase, translated as MPYDSFEWQQEPPPSNGVPRSAWTRSHRRLSTWHRPYTAVLVLLDLISALFASSLAVTLIERANSGFQGREEIFYIVAFVGLPLGWLAILWGNGSYDRRYLGLGSEEFKRVVRAFVTVVACVSLLAFGTKTQLSRMTIAYVSVTALVFILFCRYSARQILHVARRKTGVGAHRMILVGTLPEALEVYTAVTRSPAAGLIPVAIHITDGYAATRGIETPVPVYASRDVLSLVREVRADTIAVCGSASAEPGELRRMAWQLEGTGVDLVVAPQLTDIAGPRVHIRPIEGLPLLHVEEPTLSGPGWLVKNLLDRVVAFFGLLFLSPVLAVIAIGIRLSDPGPVFFRQPRVGHEGRTFRVWKFRTMYVDAEERKASLEELNDSDGMLFKMKNDPRIFSFGQKLRGTSLDELPQLINVLKGEMSLVGPRPLPADDGDYLGDVRRRLLVRPGITGLWQVSGRSDLSWDEAVRLDLYYVDNWSLTYDLGILWRTIWVVLKRKGAY; from the coding sequence ATGCCGTACGACAGCTTCGAGTGGCAGCAGGAGCCACCGCCGAGTAACGGCGTTCCCCGGTCGGCGTGGACCCGGTCGCACCGGCGGCTGTCCACCTGGCACCGGCCGTACACCGCGGTCCTGGTCCTGCTGGACCTGATCTCCGCCCTGTTCGCGAGCTCGCTCGCGGTCACGCTGATCGAGCGGGCGAACTCCGGTTTCCAGGGCCGCGAGGAGATCTTCTACATCGTCGCGTTCGTCGGCCTGCCGCTCGGCTGGCTGGCGATCCTGTGGGGCAACGGCAGCTACGACCGGCGCTACCTCGGCCTGGGCAGCGAGGAGTTCAAGCGGGTCGTGCGCGCCTTCGTCACGGTCGTGGCGTGCGTGTCGCTGCTGGCGTTCGGCACGAAGACGCAGCTGTCCCGTATGACGATCGCGTACGTCTCGGTGACGGCCCTCGTCTTCATCCTGTTCTGCCGCTACTCGGCGCGGCAGATCCTGCACGTCGCCCGGCGCAAGACCGGCGTCGGCGCGCACCGGATGATCCTGGTCGGCACGCTGCCCGAGGCGCTCGAGGTCTACACCGCGGTCACCCGCAGCCCGGCCGCCGGGTTGATCCCGGTCGCCATCCACATCACCGACGGCTACGCGGCGACCCGCGGCATCGAGACCCCGGTGCCCGTGTACGCCAGCCGCGACGTGCTGTCCCTGGTCCGCGAGGTCAGGGCGGACACCATCGCGGTCTGCGGCTCGGCCAGCGCGGAGCCCGGCGAGCTGCGCCGGATGGCCTGGCAGCTGGAGGGCACCGGCGTCGACCTGGTGGTCGCACCGCAGCTCACCGACATCGCCGGCCCGCGCGTGCACATCCGCCCGATCGAGGGCCTGCCGCTGCTGCACGTCGAGGAGCCGACGCTCTCCGGCCCGGGCTGGCTGGTCAAGAACCTGCTCGACCGGGTGGTGGCGTTCTTCGGCCTGCTGTTCCTGTCGCCGGTGCTGGCGGTCATCGCGATCGGCATCCGGCTCTCCGACCCGGGCCCGGTGTTCTTCCGCCAGCCCCGAGTCGGTCACGAGGGCCGCACGTTCCGGGTGTGGAAGTTCCGGACCATGTACGTCGACGCCGAGGAGCGCAAGGCCAGCCTGGAGGAGCTCAACGACTCCGACGGCATGCTCTTCAAGATGAAGAACGACCCGCGGATCTTCTCGTTCGGGCAGAAGCTGCGCGGCACGTCGCTGGACGAGCTGCCCCAGCTGATCAACGTGCTCAAGGGCGAGATGTCGCTGGTCGGCCCGCGCCCGCTGCCCGCCGACGACGGCGACTACCTGGGCGACGTCAGGCGCCGGCTGCTGGTGCGGCCCGGCATCACCGGCCTGTGGCAGGTCTCCGGGCGCTCCGACCTGTCCTGGGACGAGGCGGTCCGGCTCGACCTGTACTACGTCGACAACTGGTCCCTCACCTACGACCTGGGCATCCTCTGGCGCACGATCTGGGTGGTCCTCAAGCGCAAGGGCGCTTACTAG
- a CDS encoding arylsulfotransferase family protein — protein MTSRRTVLLGVGGAAVVAAAGGGVGYALGNDHEPAGTAPAAEPAAAPKYRSRPDLRALPDVTITTPANGTTPGSIFLSPASGAGLWGPLMVDEKGSPVWFRKVPDPATVAIDFKTQQYLNKPVLTWWEGTIGGTGGQGVGQGEFVIADTAYREITRVRAFGTEQADQHDFVITPQNTALFWVYDPISYDLTALGGPADGVLHDGVIQEIDIKTGKRVFEWRARDHVGLDESYAPLPQGDSAHLPYDYLHANSVGLAADGNIIVSARHTWTTYKIDRKTGEVIWRIGGKKSDFTIEEKAKFAWQHDFRQRRNGTYSVFDNGAGITNVHEQSRGLILKVDEQAKTVGFVQEFLHPQKLLAPTQGSFRELADGGSFIGWGQMPWFTEYAPDGTVRLDGHIPLDNQSYRAYKAEWSGAPLDQPALGLHADGGNVIVSASWNGATAVTKWRARAGSQPGALSQTVEAPRTGFETTLTVPGMPEYVVVDALDASDKVIGSSSAVPVRV, from the coding sequence ATGACGTCTCGCCGTACCGTTCTGCTCGGAGTCGGGGGCGCCGCGGTCGTCGCGGCAGCCGGTGGTGGAGTGGGTTATGCCCTCGGCAACGACCACGAACCGGCCGGCACCGCGCCGGCCGCAGAGCCCGCGGCGGCGCCCAAATATCGCTCCCGGCCCGACCTGCGCGCCCTGCCGGACGTCACCATCACCACGCCGGCCAACGGCACGACCCCCGGCTCGATCTTCCTGAGCCCGGCCTCCGGCGCCGGGCTGTGGGGACCGCTGATGGTCGACGAGAAGGGCTCGCCGGTCTGGTTCCGCAAGGTGCCCGACCCGGCCACCGTCGCCATCGACTTCAAGACCCAGCAATACCTGAACAAGCCGGTGCTGACCTGGTGGGAGGGCACCATCGGGGGCACCGGCGGGCAGGGCGTCGGCCAGGGTGAGTTCGTCATCGCCGACACCGCCTACCGGGAGATCACCCGGGTCCGCGCGTTCGGCACCGAACAGGCCGACCAGCACGACTTCGTGATCACCCCGCAGAACACCGCACTCTTCTGGGTCTACGACCCGATCTCGTACGACCTCACCGCGCTGGGCGGCCCGGCCGACGGCGTGCTGCACGACGGGGTGATCCAGGAGATCGACATCAAGACCGGCAAGCGCGTGTTCGAGTGGCGGGCGCGCGACCATGTCGGCCTGGACGAGTCCTACGCGCCGCTGCCGCAGGGCGACTCGGCCCACCTCCCGTACGACTACCTGCACGCCAACTCGGTGGGCCTGGCAGCCGACGGCAACATCATCGTCTCGGCGCGGCACACCTGGACCACGTACAAGATCGATCGGAAGACCGGCGAGGTCATCTGGCGCATCGGCGGCAAGAAGTCGGACTTCACCATCGAGGAGAAGGCCAAGTTCGCCTGGCAGCACGACTTCCGCCAGCGCCGCAACGGCACCTACAGCGTCTTCGACAACGGCGCGGGCATCACGAACGTGCACGAACAGTCCCGCGGCCTCATCCTCAAGGTGGACGAGCAGGCCAAGACGGTCGGCTTCGTCCAGGAGTTCCTGCACCCGCAGAAGCTGCTCGCCCCCACCCAGGGCAGCTTCCGCGAACTGGCCGACGGTGGTTCCTTCATCGGCTGGGGTCAGATGCCCTGGTTCACCGAGTACGCCCCGGACGGCACCGTGCGGCTGGACGGCCACATCCCGCTGGACAACCAGAGCTACCGCGCCTACAAGGCCGAATGGTCCGGCGCGCCGCTCGACCAGCCGGCCCTCGGCCTGCATGCCGACGGCGGCAACGTCATCGTCAGCGCGAGCTGGAACGGCGCCACCGCCGTCACCAAGTGGCGGGCCCGTGCGGGCAGCCAGCCGGGAGCGCTGAGCCAGACCGTCGAAGCCCCCCGCACCGGCTTCGAGACCACCCTGACCGTCCCGGGCATGCCCGAGTACGTCGTCGTGGACGCCCTCGACGCTTCCGACAAGGTCATCGGCTCGTCCTCAGCAGTGCCGGTCCGCGTCTGA
- a CDS encoding LytTR family DNA-binding domain-containing protein, whose product MSLVVLAVDDEPPALDELAYLLNADQRVSFVHRAGDATEALRVLRDTEVDAVFLDIRMPGLDGMELARILRRFARPPAIVFVTAYDDGAVDAFDLGVTDYVRKPVRAERLGESLRRVAELRVPAPPAPAKRVDEPSIPVELAGTTRLLPRSSVRWVEAQGDYARLHTSDASHLVRVSLATLAERWADAGFVRIHRSYLVQLRLVRELRLTQSGYVVTIDGAELPVSRRHTRELKDKLIRAVKNDWIR is encoded by the coding sequence ATGAGCCTGGTCGTGCTGGCTGTGGATGACGAGCCGCCCGCGCTCGACGAGCTGGCGTACCTGCTCAACGCCGACCAGCGGGTCAGCTTCGTGCACCGGGCCGGCGACGCCACCGAGGCGCTGCGGGTGCTGCGCGACACCGAGGTCGACGCCGTGTTCCTCGACATCCGCATGCCCGGCCTGGACGGCATGGAGCTGGCCCGGATCCTGCGCCGGTTCGCCCGGCCGCCGGCGATCGTGTTCGTCACCGCCTACGACGACGGTGCCGTGGACGCCTTCGACCTGGGGGTCACCGACTACGTGCGCAAGCCGGTGCGGGCCGAGCGGCTCGGCGAGTCGCTGCGCCGGGTGGCTGAGCTGCGGGTCCCGGCGCCACCGGCGCCGGCCAAGCGCGTCGACGAGCCCAGTATCCCGGTCGAGCTGGCCGGCACGACCAGGCTGCTGCCGCGCTCGTCGGTGCGCTGGGTGGAGGCGCAGGGCGACTACGCCCGGCTGCACACCTCGGACGCCTCGCACCTGGTCCGGGTCTCGCTGGCGACGCTGGCCGAGCGCTGGGCGGATGCCGGTTTCGTCCGCATCCACCGGTCCTACCTGGTGCAGTTGCGCCTGGTCCGGGAGCTGCGGCTGACCCAGTCGGGTTATGTGGTGACGATCGACGGCGCCGAGTTGCCGGTGAGCCGGCGGCACACCCGCGAGCTCAAGGACAAGCTGATCCGGGCCGTGAAGAACGACTGGATCCGCTGA